A region from the Paenarthrobacter aurescens genome encodes:
- a CDS encoding ABC transporter permease: MTTSTETYAVPGVGAGLLDVYRRRYLLKLIVRKELRVRYRGSVLGLAWSYVKPLVQYVVLFFALGIVLRVGDQIPNYALYMFSGVIVINFFSEAFSNATRSIVSNAALVKKIYLPRELFPVASVWVAAVHFLPQLVVLLAAALLNGWKPDIMQLIGAALGFVIVAVTATGLGLLAGAINVFFRDAENIVDMLMMIVTWTSPVLYDWTMIRRLAPEWVLVIYQLNPITVAVELFHWAFWYPTVDRPVELPPHLMWTGLIGLGMAALFLIIGQLVFRRLEGHFAQEV, encoded by the coding sequence ATGACGACTTCCACTGAAACATATGCTGTTCCCGGGGTAGGTGCGGGGCTGCTGGACGTATATCGGCGCCGCTACCTCCTTAAGTTGATAGTTCGCAAGGAACTCCGCGTAAGGTACCGGGGCTCTGTCCTTGGCCTTGCCTGGTCCTACGTCAAGCCGCTGGTTCAGTACGTTGTACTGTTCTTCGCCTTGGGAATTGTGCTCCGCGTGGGGGATCAGATCCCCAACTATGCGCTGTACATGTTCTCCGGCGTCATCGTCATCAATTTCTTCTCTGAGGCGTTCTCGAATGCAACGAGATCAATTGTCTCCAACGCGGCCTTGGTCAAAAAGATTTATCTGCCAAGGGAACTGTTCCCGGTTGCCTCAGTGTGGGTAGCAGCGGTTCATTTTCTCCCTCAACTGGTGGTTTTGTTGGCGGCCGCGCTGCTGAACGGGTGGAAGCCGGACATCATGCAGCTCATTGGAGCTGCTTTGGGCTTCGTGATCGTGGCGGTAACAGCAACTGGTTTGGGCCTCTTGGCCGGGGCCATCAATGTGTTCTTCCGCGACGCAGAGAACATCGTCGACATGTTGATGATGATCGTTACCTGGACATCGCCGGTGCTCTATGACTGGACAATGATTCGCCGGTTGGCCCCTGAGTGGGTGTTGGTGATCTACCAGCTCAACCCGATCACTGTGGCGGTGGAATTGTTCCACTGGGCGTTCTGGTATCCCACTGTGGATCGTCCGGTCGAATTGCCCCCGCATCTGATGTGGACCGGACTCATCGGCCTCGGCATGGCAGCGTTGTTCCTTATCATCGGCCAACTCGTCTTCCGACGACTTGAGGGCCACTTTGCGCAGGAGGTCTAG